A single genomic interval of Cucumis sativus cultivar 9930 chromosome 5, Cucumber_9930_V3, whole genome shotgun sequence harbors:
- the LOC105435462 gene encoding 17.8 kDa class I heat shock protein translates to MSLIPSFFGGRRTNVFDPFSLDVWDPFQGFPFSNSLPNLPSSAPETSAFANTRIDWKETPQAHVFTADLPGINKQEVKVEVQEGRVLQISGERSKEQEEKNDKWHRIERSSGQFMRRFRLPENAKVDEVKASMENGVLTVTVPKVEEKKPEIKSIEISC, encoded by the coding sequence ATGTCCCTCATTCCAAGCTTTTTCGGTGGTCGCCGCACCAACGTCTTCGACCCCTTTTCATTAGACGTCTGGGATCCATTCCAGGGCTTCCCATTTTCTAACTCACTGCCTAATCTTCCTTCCTCTGCTCCTGAAACCTCTGCTTTTGCCAACACTCGCATCGACTGGAAGGAGACCCCACAAGCCCACGTCTTCACAGCCGATCTTCCTGGAATCAACAAACAAGAAGTCAAAGTTGAGGTTCAAGAAGGCAGGGTTCTGCAGATCAGTGGAGAGAGAAGCAAAGAACAGGAAGAGAAGAACGACAAATGGCATAGGATTGAACGAAGCAGTGGGCAGTTCATGAGGAGATTCAGGCTGCCTGAGAATGCCAAAGTTGATGAGGTGAAAGCCAGTATGGAGAATGGAGTTCTCACGGTGACAGTGCCTAAAGTGGAAGAGAAGAAGCCTGAAATTAAATCCATTGAAATCTCTTGTTGA
- the LOC101216111 gene encoding 7-deoxyloganetic acid glucosyltransferase, which produces MENGEMEPHVLIFPFPAQGHVNSMLKLAELLTLSGLRITFLNILRIHQKLTLHTDIQSRFSRFPNFQFQTITDGLDNRLIDKFSDLIDSLKSITMPLLKQMLLSGEFGPTPTCIILDGLFNFIVDVDAHPNIPVFSFRTISACSFSAYSFVPKLIEDGQLPIKGEEDMDRIISGMGGMENVLRCRDLPSFCRLEDPFDPGLQHGVTQTIQSFKSRALIFNTFNDLEGPILSSLRSRCSNIYAIGPLHAHLKTRLSGEISPASSVSSNGLWEVDRSCLAWLDDHPPKSVIYVSFGSVVVIGDDQFREFWHGLVNSGKRFLWVMRPNSLAGKDGVPADLKEKTNERGYIVDWAPQEEVLAHKAIGAFLTHSGWNSTLESIVAGVPMICWPQFADQQTNSRYVSDVWKIGLDMKDVCNRETVTKMVNDVMENRKNELMGSVIEMAESAITSVEEGGSSYCDLERMINDIRLLCKRQRDTIG; this is translated from the exons ATGGAGAACGGAGAAATGGAGCCTCATGTTCTGATCTTCCCCTTCCCAGCTCAAGGCCACGTCAACTCTATGCTTAAACTCGCCGAGCTTCTTACCCTCTCCGGCCTCCGTATCACCTTCCTTAATATCCTCCGAATTCACCAAAAACTCACTCTCCACACAGACATTCAATCTCGTTTCTCTCGATTTCCcaatttccaatttcaaaCCATCACCGATGGCCTCGATAATCGCCTCATCGACAAATTCTCTGACTTGATCGACAGTTTGAAATCCATCACCATGCCCCTTCTCAAGCAGATGCTGCTCTCCGGTGAATTCGGTCCGACTCCCACTTGTATAATTCTTGATGGGcttttcaatttcatcgtCGATGTTGACGCTCATCCTAACATCCCTGTTTTCAGTTTCCGAACGATTAGTGCTTGTTCTTTCTCGGCTTATTCATTTGTTCCCAAACTCATTGAAGATGGTCAGCTTCCGATTAAAG GGGAAGAAGATATGGATAGAATCATCAGCGGTATGGGTGGGATGGAAAATGTTCTCCGATGCAGGGATCTCCCAAGCTTCTGCCGACTGGAAGACCCATTTGATCCAGGTCTTCAACACGGCGTGACACAAACCATACAAAGCTTTAAATCCCGCGCTCTGATATTCAACACGTTTAATGATTTGGAAGGACCGATTTTGTCGTCTCTTCGAAGTCGATGCTCAAATATCTATGCTATCGGACCTCTCCACGCCCACCTGAAAACCAGGCTTTCCGGTGAGATATCTCCGGCGTCATCAGTGTCTTCTAATGGCCTCTGGGAGGTGGATCGGAGCTGCTTGGCATGGCTTGACGATCATCCGCCTAAATCTGTCATTTACGTTAGCTTTGGAAGCGTTGTAGTCATCGGTGATGATCAATTTAGGGAGTTCTGGCATGGATTGGTGAATAGCGGGAAGCGGTTTCTGTGGGTTATGCGGCCTAATTCCCTTGCCGGAAAAGATGGAGTCCCAGCGGACTTGAAGGAGAAGACAAACGAAAGAGGTTATATAGTAGATTGGGCGCCGCAAGAGGAGGTGTTGGCCCATAAAGCCATTGGAGCGTTTTTGACTCACAGTGGATGGAATTCGACTTTAGAGAGCATAGTTGCCGGCGTGCCGATGATCTGTTGGCCTCAATTTGCGGATCAGCAAACGAACAGCCGATACGTGAGTGACGTTTGGAAGATTGGGTTGGATATGAAGGATGTTTGCAACAGAGAAACAGTGACAAAGATGGTGAATGATGTAATggaaaataggaaaaatgaATTGATGGGTTCTGTTATTGAAATGGCAGAATCGGCTATTACAAGTGTGGAAGAAGGTGGATCGTCTTATTGTGATTTGGAAAGAATGATTAACGATATTCGATTGCTTTGTAAACGGCAGAGAGATACCATTGGTTAA